The following DNA comes from Watersipora subatra chromosome 8, tzWatSuba1.1, whole genome shotgun sequence.
TGAGAGTAAAAGGGGGGAGAGTGAAAGGGGAGAACAAGAGAGAAAAGGGGAGAAAAAAGGAGAGGAGAGAAAAGGGGAGAAAAAGAGGGGAGAGTAAGGGAGGAGATATAGGGGgatagaaaaagagagaaaaaaaggAAGGCAGAGAGAAAAAGGGAGAATAAAAGGAGGGACAAAAGAGCGGGAGAGAAAAGCAAGAGAGTAAAACGACGAAAATACAGGAAAAGAAAAGCAAGGGAAAGAAAATGAGGAAAATAAGAGGGTAATGAAAAGAAAGAAAAGAAAATGAAGAGAGAGAAAAGGTAAAAAGAAAAAGGGGGAAAAGAAGAGAGGGTGGGaaaagaggggagagagaggggagagtgagaaagagagaggaggAACAAAGAAGGAGAAGAGAGAAGGAAAAAGAGTAAAGAAAGATAAGGGGGAGAGAAACGGGGCAGAAGAAACAAGGGGAGAAAGAAacgagaaagagagagagagaagtaGAGAGGGTGAGAAAGAGGAGAAAGAGCGGGCAAGAGCAAGAAGAGAAATGAAAGGGGGTCGAGAGAAAAGTGGGGGAGAGAAAGATGACTGAAAGAAAAGGGAGGATACAGAAAGGGGGTAAGAAAAGAGCGGAGAAAAAAAAGAGTAGAGAAAAGAGAAAGATAAGTGGGAAGAGAAATGGGCCGGGAGAGAGAAGAGGATGGGAAAGACTTtggggagagaagagaagagagaaggagaaagaggCGAGAGAGTGGTGGAGAGCAAGGGGGAAATAAAGGTACAGTAGAGACAAGAGGAGAGAGAGAcaaaaagaaagagaaaaagTGGGAAAGAAAAAGGGGGAGAGAAAAATAAATGTGAGGTAAAGGGGGAAGCGAAAATGGGGGAAGAGAAAAGGTGGGAAGAATAGGGGCagaggaaaagagagagatGAATTTTTCCCAATGGACAAGACACAAAAAAAGTATGAGTCCGCCAGAGGTGTGACTGGTTGAACACTGCTGGTCCAACAGTTGCATGGGCAGGCCTTATGCTATATCAAGAAAAGGCTCAACTAGGGCAGCACAGTTTAAAGGATAGTTTTTACAgtgaatatatttttaattggatGTGTCATTTTCATTTCATACtctatacacaaatatattcaTGTATTACTTAATCGAGTTGCTAGATACAGGTGAAAGGTAAAAGGTAACTACAAATCTTTTACAATATGACTGGAATGTAAATGCTAAAAAGCCGCAATCTTACAAACGAGATATCTACATTTTCAAAAATTTCCTCGCAGCATTTTTATTCAGCTTTTAACAATTTGGTGTCAGCCTTCAGGGACAATTTTAATGTATAAATTAAAAGGAATGGTCATGTTACGCAATACTAAATGTCTGATGCACTATGGTCACAATTTTTAATGTCACCCTAggctaatattattaataatgtaCACTAAATATAATGTTAGATACATTTAATCTTAGGAGCTATTTTTGACCTAAAAAGCTTATATTGGAAAATATGATTAAGTAGGTGCTTTAGAAGGTGGAAAAACTTGCCCGATCCAAAAAACGTATACATCTGTACAGATCTTTGTTTGTAACAGACCGCACTTGATATTTTTTTCATGTTGAAAATCAATCTGTTTTTATTGTAGCTAGAGTGACAAAATAAATTACATATGGCTATGAAGgccataaaattttagtagccTGATAGAGTCGCTGTgttttaatatatgtaaaagTTAGTTTTTATTATCTTTGTTATAATAGATAAAATCTGGTATTGTAAAACAAGCCATACAAACTGCTTAAACCATTAAAAAATTCTATCATCATATGAAGGATGACCTTTAAAAGTACTATGCGCAAATATTATGTCTTATTCAAAAAAAATTGTAGATATTAAATATACTTTTAAAATCTTGAAGTGGTTGAGCTATTGAGTATTTTTTAGGTTTAATAATTTTGCTGTTAATAGATAATTTAACCTAAAATAGGTAAAATAGTTATAATACTTTTGTATTAGGTGTAGGCAAAATTGTGTTTTCAATTACAAACGTAATCCATCAATTCTATCAGTCAATTTCAACTAGGCTGTTCTCGAGTCTATTTCTTCTCTGACTTTAAGGGAATATTTGGATAATAATTATAAACGATGCATTGATTTCTTAATTCTGAGATGGTCAGAAATAATATCCTTTGAGCATCTCAAAGGCAACTTTATTCTATAATACTTCTTCCATGTTTTAAATATCTCATATAATATAATGCTTTATTAATTTCTCATTTCATTGATATCAAACTTGAAGTCTGACTGCTACCCAAGACCCAGAAAATTGTTACAACATAATTTATAGGTTAAACAGATAGTGACTGATTGGAAGGCAATAATTAAAAGTTATGTTTTTTGCAAGTCAAATGATGTTGGAAAACCCCGTTAATTTGTGTTATAAGATAGCGACTTTTAGCATGTTCATCCATCAATCATTCACAACTGCAACTAAAAATAGAATCAGTTAATCTTAGCCTATCTTTGCCTCTAGTAGCCTTCATTCTTTTAGAAAAAACTACAAGTACCCTAAATCAATTTTAAAAGCTTTAATAATATGGTAAAGGGAAAGGTATCATTTACCAGGTCAGATTTTGATTAAACAAATGTGtttgtgataaatttttaaCATGTAAAAAAGCCCATGAAAAGTTTGCTGCAATTATGAATAATGATGGGCAATAGTGTTTTACTATCAATATAGGTTGGTCCGAATTGAATCGCTCAAAAAAGAAGCCTAGAGTGGTGACCATAAAAGTTGATGGTTAGATGATTGGGGTTAAAAGTAAACTGTGACGCTTTTACAGTGTAAAAGTGTTAGATATGTTGCCTTTGAACTTCAAGCTGTGCGACTAAAGAAAAAAAGCAGAGGAAAGCATTGCTCCCAAGAAATACATAGCATGTACTTTATGCAAGAGTTCAACACTTGTCAATAATTGAAACATCAGATCAAGTAAGAAGTCATGCTCTGTTTTCTAGTATTGCATCTGTCCCAATTGTGGTTAACCCTGAAAATGCAAAGCAGATATCTTACATCAGCCAAAAAATATTACCAGATAGGTAAtattcaataataaaacaacactgatttttttaaacaaatagaaagttaaaaaaaaaaacttgtttcatGCACAAGGATTGAGCAGTATATTACTCATAGTTAATGCAAAAAAATGC
Coding sequences within:
- the LOC137402445 gene encoding octapeptide-repeat protein T2-like; this translates as MERLVGHRWSNCLKNLKWSHERGAGKEKWKEIRGKEGREKGEIKEGEKRERRGREERKGKKKKGEKKRGWEKRGERGESEKERGGTKKEKREGKRVKKDKGERNGAEETRGERNEKERERSREGEKEEKERARARREMKGGREKSGGEKDD